CACCGTCCTGGGCATAGGCCTGGTAAAAGCCGACCCCCTGGCTGATGCAGGCCCCCATGCAGTGAACGGTATCGACCGCGCCGAGATTCAGGCCCAGTGTATAGCAGCCGATATCCGACGGGAAAATGCCCTTGGGGAAACACTGCCTGATGCTGTAGAACGCGGCGCGATGCGGACATCCGGGGCAGAGCGAGGGGCGCTGACCACGTTTTTGCACCGGCAGTTCCGGCGGCGCGGGCAGGTCGAGAAACGCAGCCAGAACCCGGTGAATGATGTCCGGGGCCAGCTCCCCCTCGCGCGGAACGGCGCCGTCCTGCTTGCCGACCGTGCCGGGGTGGGCGAGTTGCAGCTCGATGACCGGGTAGGTTTCTTCCAGCACCAGCACCCGACTGTAGTCCTGCCGCAACCGGGCGCTGAACTCGGGATTGAGCGGGTAGGGCATCAGCACCTGGAAAAGGTCAACCCGGCCGCTCAAGCCCAGTTCGTCGAGCAGGTCGACCAGGTGAGCGCAGGCGATCCCCGAAGCGACCAGGGCGACGCGTGGCCGGCTGCCGTCCCCTTTCGTCAGGCGTGGCTGCAGCCCCGGCTCGCGGGCGATTTCCTCCAGCCCGGCGTTGAGCCTGCGGTGCAGCGGCGGGAGAAAGGCCGGGGTTGCCGCCCAGCGGGTCGGATCTTTCTCGAAGTTGGCGCCGCGTTCCAGTTTGAGCGGCTTCTGCCGCTCAACATTCTGGCGTGAATGGCAGATGCGGGTGGTCGGCCGCAGCACCAGGTTCATTTCATACTTTTCCGACAGCTCAAAGGCCAGCGGTACCAGTTCTTTTGCCTCAGCCGGACTGGCGGGGTCGAGGACCGGGACCCGGGCCTGCAGACAGAACAGGCGGGTATCTTGTTCATTCTGCGAACTGTGCGGTCCGGGGTCGTCGGCGACGATGGTCAGCATCCCGCCCTTGACGCCCAGGTAGGCGGTACGCATGAAGGGGTCGGCGGCGACGTTGAGGCCGACCTGCTTCATCACCGCGACTGAACGCTTGCCGGTATAGCTGGCAGCCAGGGCGACCTCAAAGGCAATCTTTTCGTTTACCGACCACTCGATGTGCAACGGCTCTTCTGCCTGTTCCCGGTGGTCGATGACTGCCTGCAGGATTTCTGTCGACGGAGTGCCGGGATAGGCGGCGGCGATCTGGCAACCGGCTTCGATCAGCCCCCGGCCGATGGCTTCGTTGCCCATCAGCAGTTCGATCTGTTGTTTCATTTTCGGTTATGACCTCCCCAACAGCCCTTTCGGGCGGATAAACAGCACCAGCAGCAGCACGACGAAGGCCACCACGTCCTTGTAGGCGCTCGACAGGTAGCCGGCTGACAGCGATTCCAGCAGCCCGAGGCCGACGCCGCCGAGAATGGCCCCGGGAAAGGAGCCGAATCCGCCGAGGATGGCGGCGGCGAACCCCTTCAATCCGAGCAGCACCCCGACATCATAGCTGAGGGTGGTGATCGGCGTGACCAGCACGCCGGCCAGACCGCCGAGGGCGCCGGCTACTGCGTAACTGGTCATCCTGACCCGCCCCGGCGGGATGCCGACCACCGCGGCGGCGGTCGGGTTGCTGGCGACGGCGCGCATCGACAGCCCCAGCGAGGTGCGGTAAAAAAACCAGGTCAGCAGGCCGATGGCGACACAGGTCAGCAGCAGCAGCCACAGGGCCTGGGGAAGAACCGTTGCTCCGAGGATGCTGATCGGTTCATCCGGGGTCAATGGCGGCAGGGCCATGCGGTTTTTGCCCCAGATCAGTTTCATCAGGCCGCGCAGGATAATCGACAGGCCGACGGTCAGGAAAATCAGCACCAGGTGATGGTCGGAGCGTGAAGGGCGCAGGCCGATCCGTTCGACCAGCATCGCCACCAGGGCCACCCCGGACACCGCCAGCAGCAGACCCGGCACCATCGGCAGTCCGGCGGTAAACAGGGCTGAGAACATCAGCATGCCGCCCAGCGAAACGAAATCGACCTGGACGAAATTGACAATCCCCATGGTGTTGCTGACAACACAGAATCCCAGCGCGATCAGGGCGTAGACCGCCCCGCTGGTGAGTCCGGAGAAGATGAATTGCAGCAGGTCCTGGGTGGTGTGCACGGAGATTTTCTCCCGGTCCTGAATCCATGACTGTGCGCTGACCACCGACACGGGGCGTACAGATTCAGGCCTGTGAAAAAGACAGGGTAGGGTACACGGATTGGAAGGTCAAGAAAACATCCGGGAGTCTGTTGACTATCCGGGTTGTCGCGGGAGCCTTCAGCTGGTCAATCAATGGACCGCTTCGACCGCCCGCTGTTTTTCAACCTGCTGCCAGCCCTTGGCCCGCATGCA
This region of Geothermobacter hydrogeniphilus genomic DNA includes:
- a CDS encoding branched-chain amino acid ABC transporter permease encodes the protein MHTTQDLLQFIFSGLTSGAVYALIALGFCVVSNTMGIVNFVQVDFVSLGGMLMFSALFTAGLPMVPGLLLAVSGVALVAMLVERIGLRPSRSDHHLVLIFLTVGLSIILRGLMKLIWGKNRMALPPLTPDEPISILGATVLPQALWLLLLTCVAIGLLTWFFYRTSLGLSMRAVASNPTAAAVVGIPPGRVRMTSYAVAGALGGLAGVLVTPITTLSYDVGVLLGLKGFAAAILGGFGSFPGAILGGVGLGLLESLSAGYLSSAYKDVVAFVVLLLVLFIRPKGLLGRS
- a CDS encoding thiamine pyrophosphate-dependent enzyme codes for the protein MKQQIELLMGNEAIGRGLIEAGCQIAAAYPGTPSTEILQAVIDHREQAEEPLHIEWSVNEKIAFEVALAASYTGKRSVAVMKQVGLNVAADPFMRTAYLGVKGGMLTIVADDPGPHSSQNEQDTRLFCLQARVPVLDPASPAEAKELVPLAFELSEKYEMNLVLRPTTRICHSRQNVERQKPLKLERGANFEKDPTRWAATPAFLPPLHRRLNAGLEEIAREPGLQPRLTKGDGSRPRVALVASGIACAHLVDLLDELGLSGRVDLFQVLMPYPLNPEFSARLRQDYSRVLVLEETYPVIELQLAHPGTVGKQDGAVPREGELAPDIIHRVLAAFLDLPAPPELPVQKRGQRPSLCPGCPHRAAFYSIRQCFPKGIFPSDIGCYTLGLNLGAVDTVHCMGACISQGVGFYQAYAQDGEFPTIVVTIGDSTFFHAGIPALINAVIQQARIIVVILDNATTAMTGGQPVPHLGLAADGRKTRAVAIEPLVRASGVDFLEICDPYDKPRFEKLLRQADNYIRGEQGGVAVLISRHGCIMDPAVRKAQPSWQVSVIESCVGCRRCVDAFECPALSMDSEQNIARINPDRCIGCGTCIPVCPVDAIVREETS